CCCGCACCTCGTGTGGGGGCCGGGCGACACCCAGCTCGTCGAGCGGATCGTCGCCCGGGCACGCGCCGGGCGCCTGCCCCTGCTCGACTCCGGGGCGGCGCTCATCGACACCGTCTACGTCGACAACGCCGCGGACGCCATCGTCGCCGCGCTCGAGCGCGCCGAGGTCGCACACGGCCAGGCGCTCGTCGTCACCAACGGCGAGCCGCGGCCGGTCGGGGACGTCCTCGCCGGGATCTGCCGGGCCGCGGGGGTCCGGCCGCCCGCGTGGTCGGTGCCCGCGCCGCTGGCGCGCGCGGCGGGCGCCGTCGTCGAGGCCGTGTGGGCGGTGCGCCCGGGGGAGGACGAGCCGCCCATGACGCGCTTCCTCGCCGAGCAGCTCTCCACCGCGCACTGGTTCGACCAGCGCCGCACGCGCGAGGTCCTCGACTGGACGCCGCGCGTGAGCCTCGACGAGGGCTTCGCGCGCCTCGCCGAGCACTACGGCCGCAGGCGCGCCGGCCTACCCGGCGCGCCTGCCTGACGCAGGCCCCCGCCAGCGCGCCTCGCCCCTGCTGAGTTCGCTACTTCGCGCCGAGTTCGCCTATGCATGCCGAGTTCGCCGGTTAGAACTGGCGAACTCGGCATGAATCATCGAACTCGAGCCGCGGGCCGGCGCCGAGTTCGCTACTTCGCGCCGAGTTCGCCTATCCGTGCCGAGCTCGCTGGTTCGGACGCGCTGCGCCGGCCGACCGGCGCCGGCACCGGCGCCGGCGCCAGTCCCGCCCGCCCCATCTGCGCCGCGCTCAGAACTCCTCGTGGACGTCGGGGTCGCCCCCGGTCCGCCCGCGCTCCAGGCCGCTGAGGGCCGCCATGTCCTCCTCGGCCAGCGCGAACCCGAAGACGTCGAGGTTGATGCGCTGACGCTCGGCGCTGCCGGACTTCGGCAGGGGCACGACGCCGAGCTGGACCTGCCAGCGCAGGACCGCCTGCGCCGGGCTCACGCCGTGCCGGGCGGCGACGTCCACCACGACGGGGTGGTCGAGGAGGTCCGTCTTGCGGCCCAGCGGCCGCCAGCCCTCGATGAGGATGCCCCGCGCGGCGTGGTCCGCCCTTGC
The sequence above is a segment of the Georgenia faecalis genome. Coding sequences within it:
- a CDS encoding NAD-dependent epimerase/dehydratase family protein, whose product is MLVTGASGMLGGAVAARLVERGYAVTTFQRRPSGVAGAVDVAGSLEDPAAVAAATEGQDAVVHLAAKVSVSGDLADYERINVRGTQTLLEAARHAGVTRFVQVSSPSVAHTGASIVGEGAGPAEPALARGHYARTKAAAELLALGADAPGFAVVAVRPHLVWGPGDTQLVERIVARARAGRLPLLDSGAALIDTVYVDNAADAIVAALERAEVAHGQALVVTNGEPRPVGDVLAGICRAAGVRPPAWSVPAPLARAAGAVVEAVWAVRPGEDEPPMTRFLAEQLSTAHWFDQRRTREVLDWTPRVSLDEGFARLAEHYGRRRAGLPGAPA